The proteins below are encoded in one region of Syntrophorhabdaceae bacterium:
- the pyrR gene encoding bifunctional pyr operon transcriptional regulator/uracil phosphoribosyltransferase PyrR — protein sequence MKKKTLLDKKAIDRTLTRITHEILEKNEGCLSLCLIGIRTRGVYLAKRIQDKIEKIEKIQLPLGILDITMYRDDIFKLKSPIVKKTDISFDINNKIVVLIDDVMHTGRTTRAAIDALMDLGRPQKIQLGVLVDRGNRELPIHPDYAGILYTTVNAGEEVLVRLKEVDGKDEVIIMEI from the coding sequence ATGAAAAAAAAGACATTACTGGATAAAAAGGCAATCGACAGAACATTAACAAGGATAACCCATGAGATCCTTGAAAAGAATGAAGGGTGCCTTAGCCTCTGCCTCATAGGTATAAGAACAAGGGGGGTTTATCTTGCAAAAAGGATTCAGGATAAGATAGAAAAGATAGAAAAGATACAATTACCCTTGGGGATACTGGATATCACCATGTATAGGGACGATATATTCAAACTCAAATCCCCTATAGTAAAAAAGACAGATATATCTTTTGATATCAACAACAAGATTGTAGTTCTCATTGACGATGTCATGCACACTGGAAGGACAACAAGGGCAGCCATAGACGCCCTTATGGACCTGGGAAGACCCCAGAAGATACAACTCGGCGTCCTCGTTGATAGAGGCAACAGGGAACTACCCATTCATCCGGATTATGCTGGCATACTTTACACAACCGTAAATGCAGGGGAAGAGGTGCTTGTAAGGCTGAAAGAAGTTGACGGCAAGGACGAAGTTATAATAATGGAAATATAA
- a CDS encoding ferredoxin family protein has product MIPVIDSNKCDLCGDCVIICPYDVFKTMGDKVIVSSPEDCIECLSCVKDCHNKAIYMGDR; this is encoded by the coding sequence ATGATACCTGTAATAGACAGCAACAAATGTGACCTTTGTGGTGATTGTGTAATCATATGTCCTTATGATGTCTTTAAAACCATGGGCGATAAGGTCATTGTATCATCCCCTGAGGATTGTATAGAATGTCTATCATGTGTGAAGGACTGCCATAATAAGGCAATATATATGGGTGACCGATGA